GTCTCGAAGATAGATTCAGCTTCCTTGAACTTGTCCCCCTGGAATGTGCCCACATTGAAAGTTTTATGAGTTATAAAGCAAATCTGAggattaaattatttctagcaAATCGATGGAGCTGCCAACTCCCTATACTTGGGCGATTCAGGATAATGTGCATAACCTCTTTTCAAAAATATAGATGCCAAAAAGAAGCaatcagaaaacaaaagaaaggaaCAGCAAAAATATAATGGGACATGTTAGGCGTATAGGGAGTTAAAATAAATATAACATGCTATGCTATGTCTCCAAAATGCATTTGTAACAGGTTCATTTTCCTGTTTGATGTTCAAGCCCATATGTTCAGACAAAGTCTAACTGAAAGCTGCTATAGAGACTGCAGTCGACCAACCATCAAGGAAATTGAAGACGAGACCTTGACTTCGACATTGGAAATATGCTCCCAAGATTACAATAGGCAGAAGCAATCAAAACCTACTGATTCTATTAATATTCAGTTAGGTCAGGATGTATGCATTTGGGATCTACATAATCCAGGCATGAGTAAGCAACctagaaactcaaaatcaaccacagaaaATTTTAAGTCAACTAGCTATTGATCACTGGTATCACAATAAACCAAACAAAGTACGAGTAAACCAGAGTTTAAGTCcaccaaactcagatttacaAATCCTAaggaagaaaaggaaagaaatatTACTTCACTCCATACACTCCCCGGACTAGATCAAACATTCATGTCGTTCCTATAATACTAGAAAAAGACATTTCAAGGTGGGATATAAGTCAGAACAAGTTACCCCAACAAATATCTTTAGTATTATCTGATAAGTTACAGCTGACGGTTCAGGGCCTGAAGTCTGCATCCTTCGAAATACAGCTTCAGCCTTATTGTATTGGCCTCCTTTTCCATATGCTTCCATCAGAGCTGTTTGGGATATCACATTTGGAGGGTATCCATTCTTGTTCATGTAGCTTAATACCCTCTCCGCCCTGTTGAAATCACCTAGCTTTCCATAAGCCGTAACAAGCATCAAAAAATCCATCTCATTGAAGTTCCACCAGTGTTGAGTCCTGAGCCACTCAAGAATCTATAAATGAATACAAACAAAGTACACCATCAATATAACAGATTACCGAGATATATTTAACATGTTGGTAAGGTCTGGGTCGGAAAGAAAAGGTTTCAGTCTACATGCATGAAACTGAACACTAAATGAACAAACCACATTGACATTATTTACAGAAAATTGACTCCCATAAAGATGGGAAACTTCTCACATTTTTAATAGAAGGCAAAATGGCTCTGTGGAGACATTCTAGAATAAAATAATGCAAAATTAAGATAAATGGGAACCCTAACAAGTCGATTAATCAACTTCAAGCGAGTCTCCTAATTGTATAATATGCTTGGCATCAAATGAGAAATAACAGCTGAGTTAAGCTTCAAACTAGTCGAATTACTTCTttaacaaaccatgtgagatcctTCCATATTTGAAAACATGTTCAAGAAGgtgatttaattttctaaaactagtgaagaaaatggaaagaacaaaTTTGATGTGCCACAAGTGTTTCGTTCGAATACCTCGCTGACTAGGTTCCATTTCTTAATCTGCTTAAATCTCACCAAGGAGCCCAGTACAAGGTCCTTTGGAAGACCTTGGTTTTTCATCCTTTGGATTCTAAGGATCGCAACTGCAGATCCCTCCTCTTCAATTTCTGTCATCAATTTCCTCCAATTCTTCTGATCTACTTCATCAGCTGCATCTTTGAAAACTTCTACTTTTTTTCTCCTTTGCATAAACTTTCTTGGTGCTAACATACCAAGACAAACAACCTCTCCTCTTCGATGGATTTTTACCGTGGGAACATATGAACTTTGGAAGATCTTTGCTTCGCTGAAAAGGAACAAGAGACCAATGGTTAAATTACAAATATGACAAAATGAACTTAAAATAGTATTGCATGTTTTCACAAGAAACCAAGTAGTCAAGTGGAGTATCCCTATAAACAAACGGGGAGACTCTTATTTGTTTGTCATTGATAGTTGATATGTCTAATAACTTCAACTAATTATCCAATAGATGAACTTTCAATGGTTTCGCTCCCATGACAATTTGGACTGCTTACACCTAGTTTTGTTGAAATAGAAAGATTGAAATACAACAACTAACACTGACCTACCGCTATCACTTGACTAaacaagaagtttgttgaaattaCTATAAGATGGTTCCAAAGCAAGTATGTATTAGTGCTTATGAATTTGCATTTGTAGCAAAACAAGCATATGGTAACATGATATAAACTATGTTGAGAGAAGGGCATAAGCCCCAACAGTGACTTCCAACTCTATGTATTATGGGGGTGAGATTTCAAAGCCAAACCTGGACTTCCAAAACTGTTCAAGATGATTGAATTACAGTGGGTTTTGGTGGAAATTTAAAAAACTCTAATGTTATCATTCACTCAGACTCATTACTGGAACCTCCTTTCCTTCCAAAGTTTCAGTGATGTAAAATGATctaatttctggaaagtaaattcatgagaaattctcTAAGCATTAATCAAACACTAGAAGTGCATGTTCATTGAaaacagaaaaatcaaaaaagtaaACTTAATCTTATCCTTAAATTTGAAGGAATTAATGGAAAAGAAACCCCAGTTCGCAACAATCAAACACTAATAAAGCAAACACTGTTAGCAAGAGACAAATACTTTTCATATAGAGAGATACAAGAAACAAATTAGAGAATTTGAACACTGAAAACAGGTGGTGGTGTAATAGTTACCTCAAATTAGACGAAAAGGAGAGGAAAGAAAGTGATTGAATTGCTTCCATTTTTGAGACGAAGCAAAATTTCTGAGCTGATAAGGCAGAGACAGAGCTGTTTTTCTCCCCAATTTCTTCTCAAGTCGATGCCTTATCAGCTTCAACAGAGCAGAAGCTCCAAAACCCAAAACCTCTTGTTAAATGGACAGTATCTGCCTATCCGTTCATTGAAACACAAATTACTTTCGGTAACTGAGAAAATCCAtactttataataaaaaaaaaaaaaagaaaaaacaacaagtTTACTCTCTACACAGTACCCCTCTCAAACGTAGCGAACTGGTAAGGTGCGTGCCATGGGTTAGGACCAAGTAGATGCCCAGGGGCTAGGGCACAAGGGGGCAATTTTGGGGTGAGTATTAGATGGTCGGATGGCCGCGACGCTATGGCAAAACCGATAAGCAGTCGAGTCCCAATCGGAGGGTAGTCAACCTCCAACGGCTCATTCTCTATCGCAATAAAAATGTGAATTTCAAACACAAAATTTACACCACAATTTTTACCCAAATTCTCTTTtgtcttttctttcgaaataatCCGAATGACAAAATTTGAATCCCAATTTGACTTAGCTACCCAATTTGATTTTTCGGGAGTGAcagttataaagaaataggtaaaatcAAAGAAGTCTACGAGTTTTGGATAGCCAAATCAAACCTCCAACAAAAAGGCAAAAAGAAGttcaaggcaaagaagaagataaacaaaggaaactccATTCATGAGCGCATTGGTGGGAAGttttgtgaaatgaagaagataaacaagatgaagaacattgtccttgatttttatttttaaagtcttcATTATAAGTTATGAATGTCTAGTTTATATCTTACAAGCAGAGTACATGCGATGCACGTCTTCGGTTCACTTTTTTTTTATTGGAGATACTGACCCGAAAATTTTAATTTCTATCCCCAAGATCCAATGTTAGTGTTTATGTATTATGTGGGTTTCTCATATTATAAATTTTTATGATCATTAATGGGTCATGGATGAACGGTGAAGATAGTGAGAACTACAGAAAAAGGCGATGAAGAACAGAAGCAGTACGGTTTCAATTTTAGGTCCTTATACATGTTTATTATTTCAACTACACCTGTAAAATAACTGACATATCTAACAGAAGCCCTTTTAGTTTGATGGATGAGATATAATAACAGATGACATTTGATGGCTGCCGTGAATAGTTCACACCGAAATAATTTTCGGAATTTTCGGTCCTTATACATGTTTATGAAAGAGAcactgatataaattaaaattcgaaaattagaTAATGAAACTTAATGAAAGATGCAATAGTTTATATCTTAATAATATCTTAAAATTAAACTTAACTTAATTGAGATTTCATAATAACTTTAAAAATAGTTTATATCTTAATAATATATTTAAATTAAACTTAACTTAAATGATTCGTAATAACTTTAAATCTTGATTAAATGCATCATACAAATGTTAATCTAGCTGCATCATATTTGGGCAACACTCTCATGATTTGATAACAATTATCGAATTAAAAATCTTTTCCCACTTTGTTGCGCCATTCAGCCCCACACATTTGCTCCACATCAAATTCGTTTTGACCATTTGCTCGGTGTTGATTGCCTTGAATAAGCGCAGAAACAAACAAGTTCACATCCTTATTtattacttggaagtgatgacTCAAAGAATTTGCATCTCGATTATTGAGGTtcaatgtttcttcttgaaatctCTGAAATATGTTTTGCCATACagtatgttgttgttgttgtacacCATTGATATGCTTTTATGTAACAAgaacataattcctgcaaatgcaTTCATCTTCAGCTAAGGTAAATTTGCGATCGTGAACTGACATGCGAACTGACATATTGAACTCGTAGAGTGAAAGAATGAAGATTGAAGAAATAGTGTGAGATGAAATAAAATTGGaatttggtatttatagcctGATAAATTGAAAACAATTGGACGGAATACACTAGGCGATGGAATCTACACTGCTGGCGAGCGGCTCTTGAGCGTTTGATATAGTGTCAACCGATCGGTCGAGACTCgacctggcctggctaagtgaCAAATTCTCCACTTAGCCAGGTTAGTTTGTTGGTTTGCCAGCTCCACAGTGGGTGCAAAACTGACAAACCAGGCCTAACATAGGGAAAGGACCGACAGAGAAGAGCGACGACATCTGCTGATCCTCGCATTCGTGGTTAATTAAATAATACACTTCgaggttctatttttatttttggaaggtGATCACCTCAACTGCCACATAAGGGCATCATACTTACTGACCATACTACCAGGGATTATCCTTCATCAAGAGCAGTAGGAATAAAGATCAAAGATATGATCCCAAAGTACTTAGCAAGATCAAAATATTGAACATAATGCATAGGTTCTATAAAGTTGTCCaaatgattaaaaaaaatgttttacaATTATATAATGCCTCTCTCCGCCTAAATAACAAGCAAACTAGATGGTGTCTAGAAGTTTTTTGTACCCCTAACTGCCTTCTTCCTTCATAAAAAAAGCTTCAGCAAGAGACATAAGAATCTTCATTCTATGAAAAGGGGAATTTAATCCTCCCCAATAATCATAAGTAAAAAGTAAAATGTTCTTTTTTCCAAACTACCACTAGGCTAAGTAAAAAGTAAAATGTTCTTGCTACAGGCTCAAAGTTCTCGTGGATATACACATCATACCTGATGCTAAAAAATATTCCAGACATCATAAAATTGAGTTTTATTATGGTTTGACCCACCATGTTAACATATATTACCAAGGAAGGACTGAAGTGCTCTACAGTCGAGAAATCTGGATTGGAACGTGCGTCTCCTTGGCCATGACAGAGTTGAATATATCCAACTCCCCATACCTTTCAAGGACACGCATCCTACATTCCTCAGCTGCCATCTGCCCAGTTGAGAATGCCCCATGCACAGTCCCTGGATAGCTTGCACTCGTCGCCTCTCCAGCAAAGAACATGTTGTCGACTGGAATCCTAAGTCGTTCATACAGATCATGGGGTTTACCTACTGTATCATAGCTGTAGGATCCAAGTGAATTGACGTCTGTCCCCCAGTGAGAAACAAGATGCTGAATCTGCAATTAGGCACAAGGAGAAAAAGTGGAGATGAGAAAACAGAAGATTAGTTGGTGAAACTGCATATAGACAaaatatataaccatgtattaacCTCATAATTCTTTAACCAGCGCAGAAAAAAGATCAAGTAGCAAAATTGCAAACAAGAAAGAAGTTAAAAGgtaaaacagaaaaagaaatagGTCGCTTGGAAGTAGAAAAGTAGAACTAACGAATCAACAAATGAAAGGAGTAGATAGGTTAGAGCAAAAAGGGAAATCTACAAATGTTTTTGCCCCACTTATAAGCCTTTTTagaaattataaaaaataaatccAAGGATAAGCATGTGAATATAACAATCAACATCccctcaaagaagaagaaaacaatcaTCTGTATGACCATTTAAAAGTTAACAATTTGCATAGGACCTAACAGTCTAGGACTGCTTTACCTCACACATGAGCGCAGGTTGGGAACTAAAACTAAGATGCAGGCCCTAGATCCACAAATAGTAGGCCTCAAAGGAGAACATGTAAATACAGCTAAAATGGCGCTCTACATGCAGAGTGCGATCATGAGAAGGTGAATACATGTCTTTCAACATCCAGTTCAATtttaatcaaagaaaagaaacagCTGTACATATATTCAGGTCAGATAAACTTACCGGTTCAGAAGCATCAGGAAGAATCTTCTTCAGTTGGAGAAATGCAAAATTAGCAGCAGCCTCATCAGACATCTTATCAATATCATGGGCCAGCCTTCCAGCAGGCATATAAACAAGAACAGGATGGCCTGTTGCCTTATGAAGATTTAAGAAGTAACTGCATCCATATGAAGTCGGTGCAACTACTCCTAAGAACTCCACGTTCGGCCAGAAAACGCTGCCAAAGTGCAAAGCTATCTTGTTCTCAGTCCCAACCCCAAGCTCAGCGATGGCTTCTTCTTTCCAATCCGGTAACCTAGGCTCAAACTCTATACGCTTAGCTTTCAAAACACCAAGCGGAACAGCAATTACAACCGCATCTGCTGCAAATGTTTTCCCATCCTCAACCATGACTTTAACTCCATAATTGCGCCGAACAATTTTTGTAACGCTGTGACAGAGACAAAATAACGGTAAGCATAAGTTACCAAGTGAAAGCCCTAGGTCGGTTGTACACCCACCATGTAAGCAGATGAAAGGAACTGATTAACTAGGTTGTACCTGTGCCCTAGGCGGATGTGGAGACCTTTTGCAAGAGTGTTGATAACTGGGAGATAACCCCGAACCATAAGCCCATGACCACCAGAAAGTAGTTCTTCCTATAATGTATGTCAGCTAACAGTTTAGTTTGCAACTTCATACCCATATCAATTTGTCAATCATCCTTTTGACAAGGACTAACAGCCACTCTATGGAAGATGTAAGAACATATTATTGCAATCTCACTTAATTTGGCTTCATTAAAAGAGTCAAGTTCAGTCAAAAGTAGGTAATATTATCCATATATGTAATAATATGATAGCGGTATTATCGTGTTCCATTATCATATAAAATACTAGACGCCTTTACATATTGATTTGATTGTGGAACTGGAAATGATAGTAGTGTTATCTTAATTCCTTCACACCAAAGACATATGTTACATAGGACTACCTAACTGCAATCTAACTGCATTTTAAGAGTCGATCTGTCTTGAGTATGCATTCATTTAAAAGAATGGTGTGCCTCTAAGAAGtcaaacagaaagtgatatggacTATAAAGATGAAATTTGCAAAATATGGTGATAATGTGATATAAATACATGCCTGATCCCAGCACTTAAGCGAGATGGTGTCTGCATCCGCAGCAAACCAGCCTTCCATTCTGCACAAGTACCACTGCAGAACCTTGTGAGCGAGCCCTTCTTGCCTGCACCATGCTCATGTTTCAGAATACTAGATAATTCGAATACACGaataattaagaagaaaaaaagactgcACGGCACTACAATTATACTAATATAGGTACTACTGTATAAACAAACCTTAGGTCTGGCCGCCTTTCCAACACAATAGCAAATGCCTGCATGATGGACATATCATCCCTGAATTCATCACGTACTTTCTCTGACTGGAATCACAAACATACACAATCTGTAAGTATCAAAAAGAGATAGCAGAATTCCACCACCCTTCCAACCTGGTCAGTCAGCAACACTCTCATATGAGAGAGTTGCACTAGCCAAGTAATGAAGATAAGCATCCAATAATCATATTGGTAAAACATTAGGAGACACAGTTAAATCATTAGCTCAAAAAGAAGATGGAAGCCATGCCTCTTTCAAAATGTCCTCGAAAACTATCCCGACTTTAGTGACAAGTTCTTGAGGAACTTGATTTCCTTCAGTATCATAGAGAGCATAGCTGCAAAAGAAAGAAATATAAGTACCACGAGAACCAACAAGACACCCTCATATTTTCACTAAAATGTAATGGCTAATAGCCTGATAGGCTGATAGTATTTAAAGTGAAGAAGTtttctgaagaagaatattttgtagtCAAGAAGTATAGCATTAACTGCGCCAATAAAATGTTCTGAATCGAAAAGGTATGGAGTAACTAAAATTGATTAAATCAGCAGTCTCTTGGTCTTAGTTCCTCAAACAAAAACATATATACAATTGAACATCTCCCCTAAAAAAGACAAAGATCAATAAGATTGCAAGCGAAGCAAGGTTTTAATATGACAACAGGTTTTCATTAACCCCACCTCTTTGGAGGAGAGCATAAGACAGATGAATTTTTCAACCCATAAAATTAGTGAAGTAGACTTTTGTTTTTTAAATGGTCAATCAAAAATATGCCTCAAACATGTAGAAACTCATCTAGTGCTTTAAGAGAGAATCTCCGGGGTAAGTAACTGGAGAGATCACATGTCGTTTCAGGTTGACACATGTTATCTACCCGGGAAAAAAGTCATGTAAAAGTTAATAATCTAAACAAACATTATActtgggaaataataataataaaaatacctTTCTAGGTCATGATCATACAATACAGAATTGTCACCACTAGTTCGGTACAGGGGTAATCCCATTCTAGAGATCAAACTTGCCAAGGGATTCTCTTTGCAGACACCATGCAACCTGAAGCATGATGcaaacaaattaaataattaatatagCTTACATGTAAACTAAAAACCAAAGCATCAGGGTCACTGACACAGAAGTGAGAAATAGAAAAGCATACCATGATGCTCCCATGTCAACAGGAAAACCAAATGAATAGTCAGTGTAGACACGGCCACCAAGCCTATCCCGCGATTCCAACAGGACAACCTGAGAACATGTGATCAGGACCATCAGGCTAAGCAAAAATAGACCCACAACATTAAACATTTGTAGGTGTATCTAGATGTAACCAACTGGCGCAATGTGAAGTGAcaaaaacactgagaataacgaaccATATAATCTTATCCGCAGAAGCCCTACATACCTGAATGGAGGCATCATGAAGAGCGCGAGCAGCTGAAATACCGGCAAAACCACCACCTATGACAATGACGGAACGAGTAAACTGTTTTCTCTCAAGTGAAAAGAAAGAACCTACAAAAAGATAGGATTCAGGTCATATTAATCGATTGATACATGAATGGTTCATGGTTAGATATTAAGGAGCACGCAACTTATAAACTGAACCCATAGGTTCAATTCCAGAACGATACCATCTATATTGTGGCAAGGTCTTGTTAATAACTACTCTAGAAATGAAATTGTAGATTCAAGTCCAGTCAAAACTCTTCAATCAAGTCTCACCCGTGGATTACAGAGATACAAGAATCAGGCAATCAGCATAACAATATGTTCATCTCTTTAGGAACAAAAACATggtattcaaatttcaaatatcaTCAATACCCAGCAAAAATTTATTTGAGGTTAGAACCAGATCAAATTCACCTCAAACATTACTTTTACCTCCCAACACCGACTCGGTTAATCTGCCTAAAATCAAGATCTAAAGTCTAGTTTGACGTATccaaataaaacaatataatatccTCAATGAAACAACACTTTTTTCCAAATGTAACACGACCATTTTTATGCATGTTATTCAGATGAATATATTTCGTATCTATGTACTTATATTATCCAAATTGGGTAAGATGCAActaaaaatcaaacaaaagtaaagcaaaaaaaatcaattaatctTTCACcaaaaattaatttaaaaaaaaatagagaaaaaagaTCAAACCTTTTTTTAAATGATTACTCTGATTCTGTGACTCCATattgttttgatgatgataacgaTACGATATTACTATAATTTAACCTAGGATTCAAGGGTTTTTCAAATAATTGAGGAGAATAATGAAGAACAAAAATCAACAGACAAGTTATAAAATGACTTGAATTCGTTGATATCCCCAGATTTATGAACCAGCTCATACGTATAAACAACAATTATGTACGATCAATAATCTCAGAGACTCAATTCGATTCAGCTCCAGTTCATAAAAAAACTGACCTCTCCCACAAAAAAAATCAGAACAGATACAGATTCAGGAAAGATATTTATTGGAATTGTGTTGTAGGGGTTTTTGTCGTATTAGGATATGTTGCagaaagaagcagaagaagaacgTATAGAGCTCTCAAGGTACTTTCTTCCGATTTTATGTGGACTCctttttataacaataaaataatacaGCTTTATTTAACTGGAGTGGCCGTCCAGTTTTATAAGTCTAGGAGGACATCCAGATGATTAATTCGTCCTTTTCGTAGTTGAAAAGGAAACGGAGTTTATAAGAGGTCAGTACAACTTTCATGACTTATTAGTAACGTGGGTGAGTTTCCAAGAGACAAGTTTGATGGTTACAGACTAACCGCCGGTCTTACATCGAACCTATGCTTATTAGTCACCTACTTTAGAAGTGGGTCAAAAATAGTATACTTTTTCTGATAGCGTGTGAGATCTGATTACTTGATCCTATCCGTTGAATTTTGTGAATCTTTTTCGTGAAATCTAGTGGTGTAAGGAAGGAACAGATATTATTCGGCTTCACGTCATTGGGCCACCACTAATGGGACCGATGCCATGATACAGTTGAAACTGACCATCCCTAGCAAATACGATTTGCTTTTCATATCCCCTAACCAACTCTCTCGTCTCGTGGGAGATTAG
This is a stretch of genomic DNA from Papaver somniferum cultivar HN1 chromosome 1, ASM357369v1, whole genome shotgun sequence. It encodes these proteins:
- the LOC113300769 gene encoding probable polyamine oxidase 2, with translation MESQNQSNHLKKGSFFSLERKQFTRSVIVIGGGFAGISAARALHDASIQVVLLESRDRLGGRVYTDYSFGFPVDMGASWLHGVCKENPLASLISRMGLPLYRTSGDNSVLYDHDLESYALYDTEGNQVPQELVTKVGIVFEDILKESEKVRDEFRDDMSIMQAFAIVLERRPDLRQEGLAHKVLQWYLCRMEGWFAADADTISLKCWDQEELLSGGHGLMVRGYLPVINTLAKGLHIRLGHSVTKIVRRNYGVKVMVEDGKTFAADAVVIAVPLGVLKAKRIEFEPRLPDWKEEAIAELGVGTENKIALHFGSVFWPNVEFLGVVAPTSYGCSYFLNLHKATGHPVLVYMPAGRLAHDIDKMSDEAAANFAFLQLKKILPDASEPIQHLVSHWGTDVNSLGSYSYDTVGKPHDLYERLRIPVDNMFFAGEATSASYPGTVHGAFSTGQMAAEECRMRVLERYGELDIFNSVMAKETHVPIQISRL